From Nicotiana tabacum cultivar K326 chromosome 20, ASM71507v2, whole genome shotgun sequence, one genomic window encodes:
- the LOC107787306 gene encoding uncharacterized protein LOC107787306, whose product MAEQQALATTVRNLEHQMGQLASAQNTRPAGALPSDTEPNPKAQVNAVTLRNGRALEEVPKKKKNIDHPEGELAPKTVEGNEKDDKGPKPVTETRPPPPFPRRLQKQKDDAKYKTFLDILSQMSVNLPLVEILQEVPMYARYLRDIVANKQRHAEFETDPGSFTIPLSLGKQEVGRALCDLGANINLMPSSLFKQLGLGALRPTTITLQLANMSLVMPEGIIEEVLVRVGKFILPADFIVLDYEADEEVPIILGRPFLATGGAIIDVRAGKLKMRVDDVEVTFNVYKALKIPKHYEDLCMITVVESKGIKQSPYVNYSDPDGTTELKEVVFPAERAKMIEKRTRDERGDLLRARKKARIHGRKKKRKRPT is encoded by the exons ATGGCTGAACAGCAAGCCCTCGCCACAACAGTGAGAAATTTGGAGCATCAAATGGGACAACTTGCCAGTGCTCAAAACACTAGACCAGCTGGAGCTCTTCCAAGTGATACTGAGCCCAATCCTAAAGCTCAAGTCAATGCGGTTACCTTGAGAAATGGAAGAGCActagaagaagttccaaagaaaaagaagaatatagATCACCCTGAAGGAGAATTAGCTCCCAAGACAGTTGAGGGGAATGAGAAAGATGATAAAGGACCCAAGCCAGTAACTGAGACTAGGCCACCGCCTCCGTTTCCACGAAGACTGCAGAAGCAAAAAGATGATGCCAAGTACAAGACATTCCTAGATATTTTGAGCCAAATGAGCGTGAATCTGCCTTTGGTGGAAATTTTGCAGGAAGTGCCTATGTATGCAAGGTATCTCAGAGATATTGTGGCAAACAAACAAAGACATGCAGAGtttgaaaca gatcctGGGAGTTTCACAATTCCTTTGTCTCTTGGAAAACAAGAGGTTGGTAGAGCCTTGTGTGATTTAGGGGCCaatataaatttgatgccatccTCTTTGTTCAAGCAACTCGGATTGGGGGCGCTTAGACCTACTACAATCACTTTACAGCTAGCAAATATGTCACTAGTCATGCCCGAAGGAATTATTGAGGAGGTgttagttcgagtgggaaagtttATTCTTCCTGCTGATTTTATTGTTCTTGATTACGAGGCAGATGAGGAAGTGCCCATTATTTTGGGGCGACCATTCTTAGCTACTGGTGGAGCAATTATTGATGTGAGAGCAGGGAAGTTAAAAATGAGAGTTGACGATGTGGAGGTCACTTTTAATGTGTACAAGGCACTTAAGATTCCTAAGCACTATGAGGACTTGTGCATGATTACTGTGGTAGAATCGAAGGGGATAAAGCAGAGTCCTTATGTGAATTATAGTGATCCAGATGGGACAACTGAGTTAAAGGAGGTCGTGTTTCCAGCTGAGCGTGCAAAGATGATTGAGAAAAGAACCAGAGATGAAAGAGGAGACCTTCTGAGAGCGCGCAAAAAGGCTAGAATTCAtgggagaaagaagaagagaaagcgcCCAACTTGA